A region of Pseudarthrobacter sp. NIBRBAC000502770 DNA encodes the following proteins:
- a CDS encoding GMC family oxidoreductase: MHYDNIEDVTERGFDYVVIGGGSAGAAVAARLSEDPDVTVALVEAGPDDRNIPEILQLDRWMELLESGYDWDYPIEPQENGNSFMRHARAKVMGGCSSHNSCIAFWAPREDLDEWESKYGATGWNAANAWPLYKRLETNEDAGPDATHHGDSGPVHLMNVPPADPAGVALLDACEQSGIPRAKFNTGTTVVNGANFFQINRRADGTRSSSSVSYIHPIIDRPNFTLLTGLRARQLVFDADKRCTGVDVVDGAFGRTHRLTAHQEVVVSTGAIDSPKLLMLSGIGPAAHLAQHGIEVLVDSPGVGENLQDHPEGVVQFEARQPMVQTSTQWWEIGIFTPTEDGLDRPDLMMHYGSVPFDMNTLRHGYPTTENGFSLTPNVTHARSRGTVRLRSRDFRDKPMVDPRYFTDPEGHDMRVMVAGIRKAREIAAQPAMAEWTGRELSPGVEAQTDEELQDYIRKTHNTVYHPVGTVRLGPADDDMSPLDPELRVKGVTSLRVADASVMPEHVTVNPNITVMMIGERCADLIKADYAGADALEKKELTTSLA, encoded by the coding sequence ATGCACTACGACAACATCGAGGACGTGACCGAACGCGGGTTCGACTACGTCGTTATCGGCGGCGGGTCCGCGGGAGCGGCGGTGGCCGCACGGCTGAGCGAGGATCCGGACGTGACCGTGGCCCTCGTGGAGGCCGGCCCGGACGACCGCAATATCCCGGAGATCCTGCAGCTGGACCGCTGGATGGAACTGCTGGAATCCGGCTACGACTGGGACTACCCCATCGAACCGCAGGAAAACGGCAACTCCTTCATGCGCCACGCCCGCGCCAAGGTGATGGGCGGCTGCTCCAGCCACAACTCCTGCATCGCCTTTTGGGCACCGCGCGAGGACCTGGACGAATGGGAGTCCAAGTACGGCGCCACCGGCTGGAACGCCGCCAACGCCTGGCCGCTGTACAAGCGGCTGGAAACCAATGAAGATGCCGGCCCCGACGCAACGCACCACGGCGACTCCGGCCCCGTGCACCTGATGAACGTGCCCCCGGCGGATCCTGCCGGCGTCGCACTTCTGGACGCCTGCGAGCAGTCGGGCATCCCGCGGGCGAAGTTCAACACCGGCACAACCGTGGTCAACGGCGCCAACTTCTTCCAGATCAACCGCCGCGCGGACGGCACCCGCTCCTCCAGCTCTGTCTCCTACATCCACCCCATCATCGACCGGCCCAACTTCACCCTGCTGACCGGCCTGCGCGCCCGCCAGCTCGTGTTCGATGCGGACAAGCGCTGCACCGGCGTGGACGTGGTCGACGGAGCATTCGGCCGCACGCACCGGCTTACCGCACACCAGGAAGTCGTCGTGTCCACCGGCGCCATCGACTCCCCCAAGCTGCTCATGCTCTCCGGCATCGGCCCCGCAGCACACCTGGCCCAGCACGGCATCGAGGTGCTGGTGGACTCCCCCGGCGTGGGCGAGAACCTGCAGGACCACCCGGAAGGCGTGGTGCAGTTCGAGGCCAGGCAGCCTATGGTGCAGACCTCCACCCAGTGGTGGGAGATCGGCATCTTCACCCCCACCGAGGACGGCCTGGACCGCCCCGACCTGATGATGCACTACGGCTCCGTCCCGTTCGACATGAACACGCTGCGGCACGGCTACCCCACCACGGAGAACGGCTTCAGCCTCACCCCCAACGTCACCCACGCCCGCTCCCGCGGGACGGTCCGGCTGCGCAGCCGCGACTTCCGCGACAAGCCGATGGTGGATCCGCGCTACTTCACGGACCCGGAAGGCCATGATATGCGCGTCATGGTGGCCGGCATCCGCAAGGCCCGCGAGATCGCCGCCCAGCCCGCCATGGCGGAATGGACCGGCCGCGAGCTCTCGCCCGGCGTTGAGGCCCAGACCGACGAGGAACTGCAGGACTACATCCGCAAGACCCACAACACCGTCTACCACCCGGTGGGCACCGTCCGCCTGGGGCCAGCCGACGACGACATGTCGCCGCTGGATCCGGAGCTGCGGGTCAAGGGTGTCACCAGCCTCCGGGTGGCCGATGCGTCCGTCATGCCTGAACACGTCACCGTCAATCCCAACATCACCGTCATGATGATCGGCGAGCGCTGTGCCGACCTGATCAAGGCGGACTACGCCGGCGCCGACGCCCTGGAAAAGAAGGAGCTCACCACGTCCCTCGCCTGA
- a CDS encoding APC family permease translates to MDEFGYTQTLDRSIGKFASFAAGVSYISILTGVFQLFYFGFSMAGPAYAWSWPIVFVGQLMVALCFAELAGRYPVAGSVYNWAKRLSSGTSSWLAGWLLLLSSIMALGSVALALQITLPQLWEGFQFVGDGTGPYDFAMNGVVLATIMITISTLINAFGVKLMTRINSIGVFVELIAAVLLILALAWHVVRGPEVFFQTNGFGEGKDLGFFGVFLIGAMASGYVMYGFDTASSLGEETKDPKKTAPKAILRSVTASFLLGGGILLFGILAAPDLTDPQIGSPDGGLQHIVLSVLGGPFGKAFLACIVVAVVVCTLAVHAAAIRMMFAMARDNNLPFSRQLGKVDPVRRTPTVAAIVIGVLAVIPLLVNVMQPAIFTILSSISIVLIYLSYLLVTVPLLRNRILKKWPLVAGGSEPGFSMGKWGLPVNILAVLWGAAMTVNLVWPRPEIYNSVPPFEWYLQWGGVIFVAAVVVGGTLLYRLKIRHQTGVLAEHAAAVSAHPSSNDPRYDAPGETVPANAAMATES, encoded by the coding sequence ATGGATGAATTTGGCTACACCCAGACCCTCGACCGGAGCATCGGCAAGTTCGCCAGCTTCGCCGCCGGTGTCAGCTACATCTCCATCCTCACCGGTGTTTTCCAACTGTTCTACTTCGGCTTTTCCATGGCCGGCCCGGCGTACGCCTGGTCCTGGCCCATCGTGTTCGTCGGGCAGCTGATGGTGGCCCTCTGTTTCGCCGAGCTGGCCGGCCGCTACCCGGTTGCGGGCTCGGTCTACAACTGGGCCAAGCGGCTGTCCTCAGGAACCTCGTCCTGGCTGGCCGGCTGGCTGCTGCTGCTGTCCTCCATCATGGCGCTGGGCTCCGTGGCCCTGGCCCTGCAGATCACGCTCCCCCAGCTCTGGGAGGGCTTCCAGTTCGTCGGCGACGGCACGGGCCCCTATGACTTCGCGATGAACGGGGTGGTGCTGGCCACCATCATGATCACCATCTCCACCCTCATCAACGCGTTCGGCGTGAAGCTGATGACCCGGATCAACAGCATCGGCGTCTTCGTGGAGCTCATCGCCGCCGTGCTGCTGATCCTCGCACTGGCCTGGCACGTGGTCCGCGGGCCGGAGGTCTTCTTCCAGACCAACGGCTTCGGCGAGGGCAAGGACCTGGGCTTCTTCGGCGTTTTCCTGATCGGCGCCATGGCCTCCGGCTACGTCATGTACGGCTTCGACACCGCCAGCTCCCTGGGCGAGGAAACCAAGGATCCCAAGAAGACCGCGCCCAAGGCCATCCTGCGCTCCGTCACGGCATCATTCCTGCTGGGCGGGGGGATCCTGTTGTTCGGCATCCTGGCTGCACCGGACCTCACGGACCCGCAGATCGGCTCACCCGACGGCGGCCTGCAGCACATCGTGCTCTCCGTCCTAGGCGGCCCCTTCGGCAAGGCCTTCCTGGCCTGCATCGTGGTGGCCGTGGTGGTCTGCACCCTGGCCGTCCACGCCGCCGCCATCCGGATGATGTTCGCCATGGCCCGTGACAACAACCTGCCCTTCAGCCGGCAGCTGGGCAAGGTGGACCCGGTCCGCCGGACCCCCACGGTGGCAGCGATCGTCATCGGCGTCCTGGCGGTCATCCCGCTGCTGGTCAACGTGATGCAGCCGGCCATCTTCACCATCCTGTCCAGCATCAGCATCGTGCTGATCTACCTGTCCTACCTCCTGGTCACGGTTCCCCTGCTCCGCAATCGGATCCTGAAGAAGTGGCCGCTGGTCGCGGGCGGTTCCGAGCCCGGGTTCAGCATGGGCAAATGGGGGCTACCCGTGAACATCCTGGCCGTCCTGTGGGGCGCCGCCATGACGGTGAACCTGGTCTGGCCCCGCCCGGAGATCTACAACTCGGTGCCGCCGTTCGAGTGGTACCTGCAGTGGGGCGGCGTGATCTTCGTGGCCGCGGTGGTGGTTGGAGGGACCCTGCTCTACCGGCTGAAGATCCGCCACCAGACCGGCGTGCTGGCCGAACACGCCGCGGCGGTCTCCGCCCACCCGTCGTCCAACGACCCCCGCTACGACGCTCCCGGGGAAACGGTGCCGGCCAACGCGGCCATGGCAACCGAAAGCTAG
- a CDS encoding ATP-binding cassette domain-containing protein, with protein sequence MTFRPAPLRAAAVLAAVFIAARVLYRVLFNGAGIGAPLLLALPPLRLPAPYAHVVFLGPVTAPGLWQAVLSALPIALTILGFGLLNAWVDVSRGFVRLARGGPLQGVARMLVVAWAALPALADAVASVRLAFRLRGERFGPRALVPVLERTLEHAGRVAAALELRGFAGRPVPPPASGSDAPLVVRDALFRVGGAQVHAAGFTPAGGSLTVITGPTGSGKSTVLRGIAGLLSHVDGGAITGTVQVAGVDRTAAPPRDTARLIGVVLQNPRAAFASTRVRDEIGLALELRGVGRPAAKARVLEVAERIGVSALLDRDPSTLSAGEATLVAIAAAVVDHPALLLVDEPLADLDSTARSRVTAVLGSLAHHSGVCVIVAEHRAEALVPVADSWWSLENGALVPGAAPTPAPPRPLVGPATEPPASAPVLAAVNLAVHRGGTPVVREASLALHPGEIVALVGPNGAGKSSLLVALALGEGTSGARTDGGGRVALVPDASDDLFTRDTVAGELRAAERRLARKKHGAAVAAGAAAARVARLRGDVHIPVGNGHPRDLSAGERRILAIAVQTMDSPGVLLIDEPTRGLDPAARGAVANALRTAAEDGAAVLIATHDLEFAHRIGARILPMRDGVAPAAVTAVPDEPVDFAAAVLAAQPLAPAGAAERRPDLPAAKPARRPRMPRGAELAVLAAANLVALAAFCWPLLAAALPQDAAAATPYAALAIAPLAAAAVVVSLDGSVRSAHTVAMLGVLAAVGSAVRVASTGVGGVEAVFILLVLAGRAFGPRFGLLLGAATIAVSSVLWGGIGPWTPFQMFACAWVGAGAGLLPRRVRGRAELWMLAGYGVVASYVFGLLLNLWFWPFAVGSGTGISYVPGAPLGTNLSSFLLYSLLTSTAGWDTLRAVTTVIGIAVVGRAVLASLRRVKPVAGAASGADGRAASVPSPDARDRRQLTP encoded by the coding sequence ATGACCTTCCGGCCCGCGCCGTTGCGCGCAGCAGCGGTTCTCGCTGCTGTGTTCATTGCGGCGCGGGTCCTCTACCGGGTCCTCTTTAACGGGGCGGGCATCGGGGCGCCGCTCCTGCTGGCCCTGCCGCCGCTGCGGCTTCCGGCTCCGTACGCCCACGTGGTGTTCCTGGGCCCGGTCACGGCGCCCGGTCTCTGGCAGGCGGTCCTGTCCGCGCTGCCCATCGCACTCACCATCCTGGGCTTCGGCCTGCTCAATGCGTGGGTGGATGTGTCCCGCGGCTTCGTCCGGTTGGCCCGGGGCGGCCCGCTGCAGGGCGTGGCCCGGATGCTGGTGGTGGCGTGGGCGGCGCTCCCGGCGCTGGCCGACGCGGTGGCCTCGGTTCGGTTGGCCTTCCGGTTGCGGGGCGAACGCTTTGGGCCGCGGGCCTTGGTGCCCGTCCTGGAGCGTACCCTCGAACATGCGGGCCGGGTTGCGGCGGCCCTGGAGCTGCGCGGCTTCGCTGGCCGGCCCGTACCGCCACCGGCCTCCGGAAGCGATGCGCCGCTGGTGGTCCGGGACGCGCTGTTCCGGGTGGGCGGGGCGCAGGTGCACGCGGCCGGGTTCACGCCCGCCGGCGGATCCCTCACCGTGATCACCGGGCCAACGGGGTCCGGCAAGTCCACCGTCCTGCGCGGCATCGCGGGGTTGCTCTCCCACGTCGACGGCGGTGCCATCACCGGCACGGTGCAGGTGGCCGGCGTCGACCGCACTGCCGCCCCGCCGCGGGACACCGCGCGCCTGATCGGCGTGGTCCTGCAGAATCCCCGCGCCGCCTTTGCCAGCACACGGGTCCGGGACGAGATTGGCCTGGCCCTGGAGCTGCGTGGCGTGGGCCGGCCGGCCGCCAAGGCCAGGGTGCTGGAGGTGGCGGAACGGATCGGGGTTTCGGCGCTGTTGGATCGGGATCCCAGCACCCTCTCGGCGGGCGAGGCAACTCTGGTGGCCATCGCCGCCGCCGTCGTGGACCATCCCGCCCTGCTCCTGGTGGACGAGCCGCTGGCCGACCTGGACTCCACCGCCCGCAGCCGCGTCACTGCCGTGCTCGGCAGCCTTGCGCACCACTCCGGCGTGTGCGTGATCGTGGCGGAGCACCGGGCGGAAGCGCTGGTCCCCGTCGCCGATTCCTGGTGGTCACTTGAGAATGGCGCGCTGGTGCCCGGCGCGGCCCCAACGCCCGCGCCCCCGCGTCCCCTTGTTGGTCCAGCCACGGAGCCGCCGGCCTCCGCGCCCGTGCTGGCGGCCGTAAACCTGGCCGTGCACCGCGGCGGCACGCCCGTGGTGCGCGAGGCTTCCCTGGCCCTGCACCCCGGCGAAATCGTGGCGCTGGTGGGCCCGAACGGTGCCGGGAAGTCCTCCCTCCTGGTGGCGCTGGCCCTCGGCGAGGGGACCAGCGGTGCAAGGACGGACGGCGGCGGCCGGGTGGCGTTGGTGCCGGACGCCTCGGACGACCTCTTCACCAGGGACACCGTCGCCGGTGAGTTGCGGGCGGCGGAGCGGCGCCTGGCGCGCAAGAAACACGGCGCGGCGGTTGCTGCCGGTGCCGCGGCGGCACGCGTTGCCCGGCTGCGGGGAGACGTTCATATTCCGGTCGGGAACGGGCATCCGCGGGACCTCTCCGCCGGCGAGCGCAGGATCCTGGCCATCGCCGTGCAGACCATGGACAGCCCCGGGGTGCTGCTGATTGACGAGCCCACGCGCGGACTCGATCCGGCCGCACGCGGAGCGGTGGCGAATGCCCTGCGCACGGCGGCAGAGGATGGCGCGGCGGTCCTGATCGCCACCCACGATCTGGAGTTTGCGCACCGGATTGGGGCCCGGATCCTGCCGATGCGGGACGGGGTGGCGCCGGCCGCCGTGACAGCCGTGCCGGACGAGCCAGTAGATTTCGCCGCTGCCGTTCTCGCGGCGCAACCCCTGGCCCCGGCCGGGGCCGCCGAGCGCCGGCCTGACCTGCCTGCCGCGAAGCCGGCCCGCCGCCCCCGGATGCCGCGGGGCGCCGAGCTGGCCGTCCTGGCGGCAGCAAACCTGGTGGCCCTGGCGGCGTTCTGCTGGCCGCTGCTGGCCGCGGCGCTGCCGCAGGATGCCGCTGCTGCCACCCCATACGCTGCCCTGGCCATCGCACCCCTGGCAGCGGCCGCCGTCGTGGTGTCCCTGGACGGCTCGGTCCGTTCAGCACACACCGTGGCGATGCTCGGCGTCCTCGCCGCGGTAGGTTCCGCGGTCCGGGTGGCGAGTACCGGCGTCGGCGGCGTGGAGGCCGTGTTCATCCTGCTGGTCCTGGCGGGCCGGGCGTTCGGTCCGCGGTTTGGCCTGCTCCTCGGCGCCGCCACCATCGCCGTTTCCAGCGTGCTGTGGGGCGGGATCGGGCCGTGGACGCCATTCCAGATGTTCGCCTGCGCCTGGGTGGGTGCGGGAGCCGGGCTGCTCCCCCGCCGGGTGCGCGGCAGGGCGGAGCTGTGGATGCTTGCCGGGTACGGCGTGGTGGCGTCCTATGTGTTCGGCCTGCTGCTCAACCTGTGGTTCTGGCCCTTCGCGGTGGGCAGCGGCACGGGGATTTCCTATGTGCCGGGCGCACCGCTGGGGACCAACCTCAGCAGCTTCCTGCTCTACTCACTGCTGACGTCGACGGCGGGCTGGGACACCCTGCGGGCCGTCACCACGGTCATCGGCATCGCCGTGGTGGGGCGGGCTGTCCTGGCCTCGCTCCGGCGGGTGAAGCCGGTGGCCGGCGCCGCTTCGGGCGCGGACGGCCGGGCCGCCAGCGTGCCGTCCCCAGACGCCCGGGACAGGCGCCAGCTCACACCTTGA
- a CDS encoding ABC-F family ATP-binding cassette domain-containing protein has protein sequence MPAIKNPSIVLTDVHFRWPDGSPALSGISGSFGPGKTGLVGTNGSGKSTLLRLVAGTLTPTAGSITTGAAVGYLPQTLTLHDDATLMELLGIKDKVSALRAIESGDAAVEHFDVLGDDWDIEARAEEALEGIGLTGVGLDRRVGELSGGEAMLAAISGLRIRRTPITLLDEPTNNLDRRARSALGRMLADWPGSLVVVSHDLALLELMGSTAELYEGGLTVFGGPYSEFQAYLDSQQAAAAQATRAAEQLVKKEKRQKQEAESKLAQRARTGQASYDNKKGSKILMNQRASDAQVSAGRMRSGMDAKVQAAQAALDAAAARVRDQERISLNLPDPDVPRGRRIAELRGTNRSFVVQGPEKVAITGPNGAGKTTLLERLMGGVPCIEGQAGGSLLTDRAGYLRQRLDGLREQATTLENVQDAAPDVPAGDIRNQLARFLLRGDSVNRPVHTLSGGERFRVSLARLLFADPPPQVLILDEPTNNLDIRSVDQLVESLGAYGGAVIVVSHDDGFLDRLDLDLILGMGRDGSLTELASLPGTE, from the coding sequence ATGCCTGCAATAAAAAATCCATCCATTGTCCTCACGGACGTGCATTTCCGGTGGCCGGACGGCTCGCCGGCGTTGTCCGGGATCTCCGGCAGCTTCGGGCCCGGGAAAACCGGGCTCGTCGGAACGAATGGCTCCGGAAAGTCCACGCTGCTGCGACTCGTGGCGGGGACCCTCACACCGACGGCCGGCAGCATCACCACGGGAGCCGCCGTCGGCTACCTTCCACAGACCCTGACGCTGCACGACGATGCCACCCTGATGGAGCTGCTCGGGATCAAGGACAAAGTCAGTGCCCTGCGGGCTATCGAATCCGGCGACGCAGCGGTGGAGCACTTCGATGTGCTGGGCGACGACTGGGACATCGAGGCCCGCGCGGAGGAGGCGCTGGAGGGGATCGGCCTTACCGGCGTCGGACTGGACCGGCGCGTGGGCGAACTGTCCGGCGGGGAAGCCATGCTGGCCGCCATCTCCGGGCTCCGGATCCGGCGCACCCCCATCACTTTGCTGGACGAACCGACGAACAACCTGGACCGCCGGGCACGCTCGGCCCTCGGACGCATGCTGGCTGACTGGCCGGGCAGCCTGGTGGTGGTCAGCCACGATCTGGCACTGCTGGAACTCATGGGCAGCACGGCCGAACTGTACGAGGGAGGGCTCACGGTGTTCGGCGGCCCCTACAGCGAGTTTCAGGCGTACCTGGACAGCCAGCAAGCCGCAGCCGCGCAGGCAACCCGTGCCGCTGAGCAACTGGTGAAGAAGGAAAAGCGGCAAAAGCAGGAGGCCGAATCGAAGCTCGCCCAGAGGGCCAGGACGGGCCAGGCAAGCTACGACAATAAGAAGGGATCCAAGATCCTGATGAACCAGCGGGCCTCTGATGCCCAGGTCTCAGCCGGACGAATGCGTTCCGGCATGGACGCCAAAGTGCAGGCCGCGCAAGCGGCCCTGGACGCCGCAGCAGCGAGGGTGCGGGACCAGGAGCGGATATCCCTGAACCTTCCCGACCCGGACGTTCCGCGCGGCCGGCGGATCGCGGAACTGCGGGGCACCAACCGGTCCTTCGTGGTGCAGGGCCCGGAGAAGGTGGCCATCACCGGACCCAACGGCGCCGGCAAGACCACACTGCTGGAACGCTTGATGGGCGGTGTCCCGTGCATCGAGGGCCAAGCCGGTGGAAGCCTGCTGACGGACCGCGCGGGCTACCTGCGTCAACGCCTCGACGGGCTGCGGGAACAGGCAACAACCCTCGAAAACGTGCAGGACGCCGCGCCGGACGTGCCTGCGGGCGATATCCGCAACCAACTGGCCCGGTTCCTCCTCCGCGGCGACAGCGTGAACCGGCCAGTGCACACGCTCTCGGGCGGTGAGCGGTTCAGGGTTTCCCTGGCCCGGCTGCTTTTCGCCGACCCGCCGCCTCAAGTCTTGATCCTGGATGAGCCAACCAACAACCTGGACATCCGGAGCGTTGACCAGCTGGTGGAGTCCCTCGGGGCCTACGGCGGCGCCGTCATCGTGGTCAGCCACGATGACGGCTTCCTGGACCGGTTGGACCTGGACCTCATCCTCGGCATGGGACGCGACGGGTCGTTGACGGAGCTGGCCTCGCTGCCTGGCACGGAATGA